A part of Podarcis muralis chromosome 15, rPodMur119.hap1.1, whole genome shotgun sequence genomic DNA contains:
- the SERPINF2 gene encoding alpha-2-antiplasmin isoform X1 — protein sequence MQSSTACSDWQQLPGLLTSRELASFYPVWKQGASFFRGPLAHPLPLSYPDVSFPPRLSCPFFPPHLQLLGPISSQADEADGLVEEALLPEVALPEAEVLPPASETPESLLGTMLPPSDPSLAEEVSAAVLGEPQSSSEAEEDDRGRSCDRDIPLEKTHVVAEAVMKLGANLLRQVELENGKGNLFFSPLSISLALAHLALGAANRTEEQLLKALQVESVPCPHQALRTISQHLSQTLSIAARLYLQKGFPVKEQFLEDSEKFYGAKPATLSGNSEADLVAINTWVKDATHGQIPTMLTELPASVVMLLLNAVHFRGFWKTKFDPLLTEPDTFYLDDEFTVSVEMMRARVYPLSWFNLEAQDVQVARFPFKGNTSFVAILPNHPEQNFSRLLSDLSQANFQSHFPKERPTMVKMPKLHLQHHLNLEQALRQLGLGELFSAPNFHPITEGPLVVSSVQHRAALELSEDGVEASAATSVSMFRSLSVFNLNQPFLFIIQEDTTGIPLFLGAIRNPNPSAPQERKTSDCAVGDDGKLFLCSTDQEKP from the exons ATGCAGTCCAGCactgcctgctctgactggcagcagctccctggtCTCCTGACGAGCAGAGAACTTGCCAGCTTTTACCCAGTGTGGAAACAAGGTGCTTCTTTCTTTAGAGGCCCTCTTGCCCATCCTCTGCCCCTCAGCTACCCAGACGTCTCCTTCCCTCCCAGACTTAGCTGCCCATTCTTTCCTCCCCACCTTCAGCTCCTAGGGCCCATTTCTTCACAGGCCGATGAAGCAGATGGATTGGTGGAAGAAGCATTGCTGCCGGAGGTTGCTTTGCCTGAGGCGGAGGTGCTCCCACCTGCATCCGAGACCCCGGAGAGCCTCCTTGGCACCATGCTGCCACCCTCTGATCCAAGCCTGGCAGAGGAGGTTTCAGCCGCGGTGCTGGGAGAGCCCCAGAGCTCTTCTGAGGCAGAGGAGGACGACCGTGGAAGAAGCTGCGACAGGGACATCCCTCTGGAGAAGACGCACGTGGTGGCCGAGGCTGTGATGAAGCTGGGTGCTAACCTCCTGCGGCAGGTGGAACTGGAGAACGGCAAAGGCaacctcttcttctctcccctcagCATCAGCCTGGCGCTGGCTCACTTGGCTCTAG GCGCAGCCAACCGGACCGAGGAGCAACTGCTAAAGGCTCTGCAGGTGGAGTCTGTGCCCTGCCCACACCAGGCTCTGCGCACCATCTCCCAGCACCTCAGCCAGACGCTCAGCATCGCGGCCCGGCTTTACCTACAGAAAG GATTCCCAGTGAAAGAGCAGTTCCTGGAGGACTCAGAGAAGTTCTACGGGGCCAAGCCAGCCACCCTGTCTGGGAACAGCGAGGCGGACCTGGTGGCCATCAACACCTGGGTGAAAGACGCGACCCATGGGCAGATCCCCACCATGCTGACTGAGCTGCCGGCCAGTGTCGTGATGCTGCTGCTCAATGCCGTGCACTTCCGAG GGTTTTGGAAGACCAAGTTTGATCCCCTTCTGACTGAGCCTGACACATTCTACCTGGATGATGAATTCACTGTCTCCGTGGAGATGATGCGGGCTCGCGTCTACCCTCTCAGCTGGTTCAACCTGGAGGCCCAGGATGTCCAG GTGGCCAGGTTCCCCTTCAAGGGCAACACGAGCTTTGTGGCCATCCTTCCAAACCACCCTGAGCAGAACTTCTCTCGGCTGCTCTCCGATCTCAGCCAGGCCAACTTCCAAAGCCACTTCCCCAAGGAGAGGCCCACCATGGTGAAGATGCCCAAACTGCACCTGCAGCACCACCTGAACCTAGAGCAAGCCCTCCGCCAGCTGG GCCTTGGCGAGCTGTTCTCTGCCCCAAATTTCCACCCCATAACAGAGGGTCCCCTCGTGGTCTCCAGTGTCCAGCACAGAGCCGCCCTGGAGCTTTCTGAGGACGGGGTAGAGGCATCGGCCGCCACCAGTGTCTCCATGTTCCGCTCCCTCTCTGTTTTCAACCTCAACCAGCCCTTCCTCTTCATCATCCAAGAGGACACCACTGGCATCCCTCTCTTCCTGGGCGCCATCCGGAACCCCAACCCCAGCGCCCCTCAGGAGAGGAAGACGAGTGACTGTGCTGTGGGAGATGATGGAAAGCTCTTTCTGTGCTCCACGGACCAAGAGAAGCCCTGA
- the SERPINF2 gene encoding alpha-2-antiplasmin isoform X2, which yields MAAPPWPLLLLLLLAGLPALRATHHGVSIAHAFEDDGQRNILLADEADGLVEEALLPEVALPEAEVLPPASETPESLLGTMLPPSDPSLAEEVSAAVLGEPQSSSEAEEDDRGRSCDRDIPLEKTHVVAEAVMKLGANLLRQVELENGKGNLFFSPLSISLALAHLALGAANRTEEQLLKALQVESVPCPHQALRTISQHLSQTLSIAARLYLQKGFPVKEQFLEDSEKFYGAKPATLSGNSEADLVAINTWVKDATHGQIPTMLTELPASVVMLLLNAVHFRGFWKTKFDPLLTEPDTFYLDDEFTVSVEMMRARVYPLSWFNLEAQDVQVARFPFKGNTSFVAILPNHPEQNFSRLLSDLSQANFQSHFPKERPTMVKMPKLHLQHHLNLEQALRQLGLGELFSAPNFHPITEGPLVVSSVQHRAALELSEDGVEASAATSVSMFRSLSVFNLNQPFLFIIQEDTTGIPLFLGAIRNPNPSAPQERKTSDCAVGDDGKLFLCSTDQEKP from the exons ATGGCTGCCCCGCCctggcctctgctgctgctgctcctgctggccGGCCTGCCTGCTCTGCGCGCGACGCACCACGGG GTCTCGATTGCCCATGCCTTTGAAGATGACGGGCAGAGGAACATTCTCCTG GCCGATGAAGCAGATGGATTGGTGGAAGAAGCATTGCTGCCGGAGGTTGCTTTGCCTGAGGCGGAGGTGCTCCCACCTGCATCCGAGACCCCGGAGAGCCTCCTTGGCACCATGCTGCCACCCTCTGATCCAAGCCTGGCAGAGGAGGTTTCAGCCGCGGTGCTGGGAGAGCCCCAGAGCTCTTCTGAGGCAGAGGAGGACGACCGTGGAAGAAGCTGCGACAGGGACATCCCTCTGGAGAAGACGCACGTGGTGGCCGAGGCTGTGATGAAGCTGGGTGCTAACCTCCTGCGGCAGGTGGAACTGGAGAACGGCAAAGGCaacctcttcttctctcccctcagCATCAGCCTGGCGCTGGCTCACTTGGCTCTAG GCGCAGCCAACCGGACCGAGGAGCAACTGCTAAAGGCTCTGCAGGTGGAGTCTGTGCCCTGCCCACACCAGGCTCTGCGCACCATCTCCCAGCACCTCAGCCAGACGCTCAGCATCGCGGCCCGGCTTTACCTACAGAAAG GATTCCCAGTGAAAGAGCAGTTCCTGGAGGACTCAGAGAAGTTCTACGGGGCCAAGCCAGCCACCCTGTCTGGGAACAGCGAGGCGGACCTGGTGGCCATCAACACCTGGGTGAAAGACGCGACCCATGGGCAGATCCCCACCATGCTGACTGAGCTGCCGGCCAGTGTCGTGATGCTGCTGCTCAATGCCGTGCACTTCCGAG GGTTTTGGAAGACCAAGTTTGATCCCCTTCTGACTGAGCCTGACACATTCTACCTGGATGATGAATTCACTGTCTCCGTGGAGATGATGCGGGCTCGCGTCTACCCTCTCAGCTGGTTCAACCTGGAGGCCCAGGATGTCCAG GTGGCCAGGTTCCCCTTCAAGGGCAACACGAGCTTTGTGGCCATCCTTCCAAACCACCCTGAGCAGAACTTCTCTCGGCTGCTCTCCGATCTCAGCCAGGCCAACTTCCAAAGCCACTTCCCCAAGGAGAGGCCCACCATGGTGAAGATGCCCAAACTGCACCTGCAGCACCACCTGAACCTAGAGCAAGCCCTCCGCCAGCTGG GCCTTGGCGAGCTGTTCTCTGCCCCAAATTTCCACCCCATAACAGAGGGTCCCCTCGTGGTCTCCAGTGTCCAGCACAGAGCCGCCCTGGAGCTTTCTGAGGACGGGGTAGAGGCATCGGCCGCCACCAGTGTCTCCATGTTCCGCTCCCTCTCTGTTTTCAACCTCAACCAGCCCTTCCTCTTCATCATCCAAGAGGACACCACTGGCATCCCTCTCTTCCTGGGCGCCATCCGGAACCCCAACCCCAGCGCCCCTCAGGAGAGGAAGACGAGTGACTGTGCTGTGGGAGATGATGGAAAGCTCTTTCTGTGCTCCACGGACCAAGAGAAGCCCTGA